In Stigmatella erecta, one DNA window encodes the following:
- a CDS encoding DUF6310 domain-containing protein, with amino-acid sequence MRVRTCSAPLILLAACATMEPSPGELEDPRPPSPRFVNLQRAAQYPWTDDGHCVVREASNAWPILAERCFHALDRSRVRLRDVTKRCAVASADAAAPAVVALCVFAAPEIVVGAVIVVGAVVVAAAIQEGIEAYQRNASRERAKPKTQTRPAKEPPANRAPQPKGSGTGDFFPPPPETQLRSPSCEPIPVRHAGEDVPHNECADKFPPNRYPGMDVFVGGERFDALQVGVRVLWEIKTHRFDTYPDFIQEREIEKEVEQLTKELAAARACGYDFVVGVSTQAHRLALIARIPTLHVVVTGCTR; translated from the coding sequence ATGCGTGTGCGAACTTGCAGCGCCCCCCTGATCCTGCTCGCGGCCTGCGCCACGATGGAGCCGAGCCCGGGAGAGCTGGAGGACCCGCGTCCCCCGAGTCCGAGATTCGTCAACCTTCAGCGGGCGGCGCAGTACCCGTGGACGGATGATGGGCATTGCGTGGTGCGGGAAGCCTCCAACGCGTGGCCGATCCTTGCGGAGCGGTGCTTTCATGCTCTCGATCGCAGCCGGGTCAGGCTCCGGGATGTCACCAAAAGATGCGCTGTCGCCTCCGCGGATGCGGCTGCTCCCGCGGTCGTGGCCCTGTGTGTCTTCGCGGCACCCGAGATCGTCGTCGGCGCAGTGATTGTTGTGGGCGCGGTGGTGGTGGCCGCCGCCATCCAGGAAGGGATTGAGGCTTATCAACGGAACGCCTCCCGCGAGCGCGCGAAGCCCAAGACACAGACACGGCCCGCGAAGGAACCGCCAGCCAACCGAGCGCCTCAGCCAAAGGGTTCAGGCACCGGAGACTTCTTCCCCCCACCGCCAGAAACCCAGCTGCGCAGTCCGTCGTGCGAGCCCATCCCGGTGCGGCACGCGGGCGAAGATGTCCCGCATAACGAGTGCGCCGATAAGTTTCCGCCCAACCGTTATCCCGGCATGGACGTATTCGTGGGCGGTGAGCGCTTCGATGCGCTGCAAGTCGGTGTACGTGTGCTGTGGGAGATCAAGACCCACCGATTTGACACCTACCCTGACTTTATCCAGGAGCGGGAGATTGAGAAGGAGGTAGAGCAATTGACCAAGGAACTCGCCGCTGCGCGGGCCTGTGGATACGACTTCGTCGTTGGGGTGAGCACGCAAGCGCACAGACTCGCGCTGATTGCCCGGATTCCCACCCTCCATGTCGTTGTCACGGGATGCACACGATGA
- a CDS encoding DUF5953 family protein, whose translation MIIPRVLVFIVYAPALLGKDGRALDVIHGMEKALPGLRLAWRISESGRPIALPQRDAWLIERIKDGRIPLLCNGDESYPVTVSGRQSPALLSPGGQPQLDVHAKLPLDEAVISAAAAMLEAMAEGARAFWGHASRYSYGAEVSEQFRRSPHGPERSPRGLPMLNLPENLPAPEIPCFLGWLNYWSAAAAQAIGFPDPARDAELLMRARRTPSGGWVVKLTDAPLDYDNPAHLDALNRAYERFPVIGGRDSPR comes from the coding sequence ATGATCATACCTAGAGTCCTCGTCTTCATCGTCTACGCGCCTGCGCTCTTGGGCAAAGACGGCCGCGCGCTCGATGTCATCCATGGGATGGAAAAGGCCCTTCCCGGTTTGCGCCTAGCGTGGAGGATCTCCGAAAGCGGGCGCCCCATCGCCTTGCCGCAGCGCGACGCGTGGCTCATAGAAAGGATTAAGGACGGGAGAATCCCTCTTCTGTGCAACGGGGACGAGAGTTACCCCGTGACGGTTTCGGGGAGACAGAGCCCAGCACTCCTCAGCCCGGGCGGTCAGCCGCAACTCGACGTTCATGCGAAGTTGCCACTAGACGAGGCTGTTATCTCGGCAGCGGCGGCCATGCTCGAGGCCATGGCTGAGGGGGCGCGCGCGTTCTGGGGGCATGCGTCACGGTATAGTTACGGCGCGGAAGTCTCGGAGCAGTTTCGTCGCTCGCCTCACGGACCGGAGCGCTCACCCCGAGGACTTCCCATGCTCAATCTTCCAGAAAACCTCCCCGCGCCTGAGATTCCCTGTTTCCTCGGGTGGTTGAACTATTGGTCTGCTGCTGCCGCGCAGGCCATCGGGTTCCCGGACCCGGCCCGCGACGCCGAACTGCTCATGCGGGCGCGGCGCACGCCGTCGGGCGGATGGGTTGTGAAGCTCACGGATGCGCCGCTCGATTATGACAACCCCGCCCATCTGGACGCGCTCAATCGGGCCTACGAGCGCTTCCCGGTGATCGGCGGGCGCGACTCTCCACGCTGA